A region from the Candidatus Electrothrix scaldis genome encodes:
- a CDS encoding YdbH domain-containing protein yields MRILKRILKLTLLTALLTTCALVVIRYFFADQLITAALQRAGATEASVHLAALGTDQLRFDFLNAAFPLENGTTLHIQTKQISLQYDLQRLLHNKKCDLLTIEEVALSQKGESKSTASPSLQLPEKITLLEDSIRARLPIEKIRLEKILLRDNFPAQVKERNIHLTASANGTALQAQATFQADPQTELFLDLHSPDARHATAELIGKQGEEEILRTKVNLQPDRLAGKVSLLLQPINELFLRPLTAERNIPVPEGSLDGSFSLPLPLTPDAALQANLTVSDSNKHQIHLEASGTPDTRQASLLLFGKKGRQEFLKTDLTMQDQRIKGSYSLHCDQLRSFLAPYLPQALPAIKGTFSGTVDLPLPENQDKEFKAMVAASALALPSLTASSAQISVTGKLNGNDVHFDRDSTFHGSKLTLGGTTIDECSLDLAGDFSRKGDQLLLDFANKQKIHIKSLKAGSTRIQEILLQTPERLRFDCNKTTWSFAKNTLQAAPLAITVGSVDIKTGPLQCSFSALRSTNAGPEIMTTLSSPSLIITTPQAEVPLKDVAGNFRLQKHIISSKLQANPEHIPGKIQAEVEHSLTRAEGFFTLRTDKALDLNEEGITLAGLLNTWQFPFDLDKGSVHLETRGEWQRSHPFQLTLLANVKEGSGYFQKVLFENLNTQQDLMLLPELGSQREGKISVERVIGGLDVHKLSAKTALLSTQTGKQPVVQLRNLQAGLLQGTVSSPEIRYDLNTQQSNFTVNVSSVDLTTIVELMKVKDMHATGKISGKIPVTIDDKKVSVEKGELYNDPPGGEINYTAPDAHLTGLPEYAIKAIRDFRYTSLKSTAQYAPSGQLDLAVGLQGISPELDKNREVHLNINIEQNLNTLLQGLRYSKGLSEKIDKRVQQRYR; encoded by the coding sequence ATGCGTATCCTCAAACGCATCCTCAAACTCACGCTCCTGACAGCCCTCCTTACCACCTGCGCTCTGGTAGTGATCCGCTATTTCTTTGCTGACCAGCTCATCACAGCAGCCCTCCAGCGGGCCGGAGCCACAGAGGCATCTGTTCATCTCGCAGCTCTAGGAACAGATCAGCTCCGCTTTGATTTTCTCAACGCAGCCTTTCCCCTGGAAAACGGCACCACCCTCCATATCCAGACAAAGCAGATCAGCCTGCAATATGATCTGCAACGGCTCCTGCACAATAAAAAATGTGACCTGCTGACCATAGAGGAAGTGGCACTGAGCCAGAAAGGCGAGAGCAAGAGCACGGCCTCCCCTTCCCTCCAGCTTCCCGAAAAAATCACCCTGCTGGAGGACAGCATCCGTGCCCGTTTGCCCATCGAAAAAATCCGCCTGGAAAAGATTCTTCTCCGGGATAATTTCCCGGCGCAAGTCAAAGAGCGAAACATTCACCTGACTGCCTCGGCCAACGGCACAGCATTGCAGGCCCAGGCCACCTTCCAGGCAGATCCGCAAACAGAGCTCTTTCTGGATTTGCACAGCCCAGATGCCCGGCATGCCACAGCAGAGCTGATCGGCAAACAAGGCGAGGAAGAAATACTGCGGACCAAGGTCAATCTCCAACCGGACAGATTAGCTGGCAAGGTTAGCCTGCTGCTCCAGCCTATTAACGAACTCTTTCTTCGTCCCCTGACCGCAGAGAGGAATATCCCTGTACCGGAAGGCTCCCTGGACGGTTCCTTCTCCTTGCCGCTCCCTCTCACACCTGATGCTGCACTCCAGGCAAACCTGACTGTAAGCGACAGCAATAAGCATCAGATCCACCTGGAGGCCAGCGGCACCCCTGATACCCGGCAAGCCAGCCTGCTGCTCTTCGGGAAAAAAGGCAGGCAGGAGTTCCTCAAGACCGACCTCACCATGCAGGATCAGCGCATCAAGGGCAGCTACTCCTTGCACTGCGATCAGCTTCGCAGCTTCCTTGCCCCCTATCTGCCGCAAGCCCTGCCTGCTATCAAAGGCACATTTTCCGGCACAGTGGATCTTCCTCTGCCGGAAAATCAGGACAAGGAATTCAAGGCAATGGTCGCAGCCTCCGCGCTCGCCCTGCCCTCTCTTACCGCCTCTTCCGCGCAGATCTCTGTCACAGGCAAGCTGAATGGCAATGACGTGCATTTTGATCGGGATTCGACCTTTCACGGCAGTAAATTGACCCTAGGGGGAACCACCATTGATGAGTGCAGCCTTGATCTGGCCGGGGATTTCTCCCGCAAGGGCGATCAGCTCCTGCTCGATTTTGCCAACAAACAAAAGATCCACATCAAGTCCCTGAAGGCCGGTTCCACCCGTATCCAGGAAATCCTCCTCCAAACGCCGGAGCGACTGCGTTTTGATTGTAACAAGACGACATGGTCCTTTGCCAAGAACACCCTGCAGGCGGCACCACTTGCCATCACAGTTGGCTCTGTGGATATCAAAACCGGTCCTCTGCAATGCTCCTTCTCTGCCCTTCGCAGCACCAATGCCGGGCCGGAGATCATGACCACACTCAGCAGTCCGAGCCTGATCATCACCACCCCGCAGGCTGAAGTTCCTCTGAAAGATGTTGCCGGGAATTTTCGCCTCCAAAAGCATATCATCAGTAGCAAGCTGCAAGCCAATCCAGAGCATATTCCCGGCAAAATACAGGCAGAGGTGGAACACAGCCTGACGCGCGCAGAAGGGTTCTTTACTCTGCGCACCGACAAAGCACTGGATTTGAATGAGGAAGGTATCACCCTGGCGGGCCTGCTCAACACATGGCAGTTTCCCTTTGATCTGGACAAGGGATCAGTTCACCTGGAAACCAGAGGAGAGTGGCAAAGAAGTCATCCCTTCCAACTCACCCTGCTTGCAAATGTTAAGGAGGGAAGTGGGTATTTTCAGAAAGTTCTCTTTGAAAACCTCAATACCCAGCAGGATCTTATGCTTCTCCCTGAATTAGGCTCACAGAGGGAAGGGAAGATATCTGTCGAACGAGTCATCGGTGGCCTTGATGTTCATAAACTGAGCGCCAAAACCGCTCTTTTGTCAACACAGACAGGTAAACAGCCTGTAGTGCAACTCAGGAATCTGCAAGCAGGACTCCTCCAGGGCACAGTAAGCAGTCCAGAAATACGCTATGATCTGAACACTCAGCAAAGTAACTTTACCGTGAACGTCAGCAGCGTGGATCTGACCACTATAGTCGAGCTGATGAAGGTAAAAGATATGCACGCCACCGGCAAGATCAGCGGGAAAATCCCGGTCACTATCGATGATAAGAAGGTTTCTGTGGAGAAAGGAGAACTGTATAACGACCCACCAGGCGGAGAAATCAACTATACGGCCCCGGATGCACATCTCACTGGACTTCCAGAATATGCCATCAAGGCTATCAGGGATTTTCGCTATACCTCATTGAAAAGTACAGCCCAGTATGCCCCATCCGGGCAGCTTGATCTGGCAGTGGGTCTGCAAGGAATCAGCCCTGAATTGGACAAGAACCGTGAGGTTCATTTAAATATTAATATCGAACAGAACCTGAATACCTTGCTTCAGGGATTACGGTACAGCAAAGGACTGAGCGAAAAGATAGATAAACGAGTGCAGCAGCGATACAGGTGA
- the rpsK gene encoding 30S ribosomal protein S11, translating into MAKGKKGAVRTKRREKKNVPEGIIFIYSTFNNTLITIADKQGNAVSWSSAGVIGFKGSRKSTPFAAQNALSDAVAKAKENGLRRVEIRVKGPGPGREAALRALTGTDLEVTKIVDVTPIPHNGCKPPKRRRV; encoded by the coding sequence ATGGCGAAAGGTAAAAAAGGCGCAGTACGTACAAAGCGCCGGGAAAAGAAAAATGTTCCAGAAGGGATTATTTTCATCTACTCAACGTTTAATAATACCTTGATAACCATTGCGGATAAGCAGGGAAATGCTGTTTCCTGGTCCAGTGCAGGGGTTATCGGCTTTAAGGGGTCTCGGAAATCCACCCCTTTTGCTGCGCAGAACGCGTTGAGTGACGCAGTGGCAAAAGCAAAAGAGAACGGCCTGCGTCGTGTTGAGATCCGCGTCAAAGGCCCTGGGCCTGGTCGCGAGGCAGCTCTGCGTGCCCTGACCGGTACGGATTTGGAAGTGACGAAGATTGTAGATGTAACTCCAATTCCGCATAATGGCTGTAAACCCCCCAAGCGTCGGCGGGTTTAA
- the rpmD gene encoding 50S ribosomal protein L30 produces MSDTVTMTQVKSEIGSTKKIRATLVGLGLTKMHKTVTRKNTPEIRGMIRKVQHLIKVEE; encoded by the coding sequence ATGAGTGATACAGTGACAATGACCCAAGTAAAGAGCGAGATTGGGAGCACCAAAAAGATTCGTGCAACCTTGGTCGGCTTGGGGCTGACAAAAATGCATAAGACTGTCACCAGAAAAAACACTCCTGAAATCAGGGGAATGATTCGAAAAGTTCAACACCTGATAAAGGTTGAGGAGTAG
- the rpmJ gene encoding 50S ribosomal protein L36 produces MKVRASVKKMCSDCKILKRKGVVRVNCKNSKHKQRQG; encoded by the coding sequence ATGAAAGTACGAGCATCTGTTAAAAAAATGTGCAGCGACTGTAAGATCCTTAAACGCAAGGGTGTGGTTCGGGTAAACTGCAAAAATTCAAAGCATAAGCAGCGTCAGGGATAA
- a CDS encoding YdbL family protein, whose amino-acid sequence MKNTITLFLVCLFALLLWQPLFALELSDAKAQGLVGETPTGYLDVVKASPDAKQLIKDINAKRKTHYQEIAKKNKTPLSAVEKLAGQKAMEKTPAGQYVKLGGKWQKK is encoded by the coding sequence ATGAAGAACACAATCACGCTTTTTCTTGTCTGCCTTTTCGCTCTGCTCCTCTGGCAGCCGCTTTTTGCTTTGGAACTATCAGATGCCAAGGCCCAAGGGCTTGTTGGGGAAACCCCTACCGGATACCTGGATGTTGTCAAAGCTAGCCCAGATGCCAAGCAGCTAATCAAGGATATCAATGCAAAGCGGAAAACGCATTATCAGGAGATCGCGAAAAAGAACAAGACGCCCCTCAGTGCCGTAGAAAAATTAGCTGGTCAGAAGGCAATGGAAAAGACCCCGGCTGGGCAGTATGTCAAGCTCGGGGGGAAGTGGCAAAAGAAATAG
- the map gene encoding type I methionyl aminopeptidase, giving the protein MSADNEKNIIVKTSEEIEVMRQANRIVAGVLEMLQREMRPGLTTRQMDRWAHDFCRDQGAEPAFLNYRGFPASLCVSINEQIVHGIPSKKVKVREGDIVSVDFGVIYNGFYGDSAITIPVGKLSARKKRLLQVTQDALERGIKQVQIGNRVMDVSAAIQQYAEENGFSVVRQFVGHGIGTSLHEAPEVPNYVQKQPSPRIIEGMVLAIEPMINVGTANVKVLRDGWTVITADRKPSAHFEHSVAATAAGPLVLSRRKEEL; this is encoded by the coding sequence GTGTCAGCTGATAACGAAAAAAATATCATAGTAAAGACCTCGGAAGAAATCGAGGTCATGCGACAAGCAAACAGGATAGTTGCTGGCGTTTTAGAAATGCTGCAAAGAGAAATGCGTCCAGGCCTGACAACACGTCAGATGGATCGTTGGGCGCATGATTTTTGTCGAGATCAGGGGGCGGAGCCTGCTTTTCTCAACTACAGAGGCTTTCCTGCAAGCCTTTGCGTTTCTATTAATGAGCAGATTGTCCACGGTATTCCCTCGAAAAAAGTAAAAGTCCGGGAAGGGGATATTGTCTCTGTTGATTTTGGCGTCATCTATAATGGCTTTTACGGAGACTCAGCCATTACTATACCGGTGGGCAAGTTGTCTGCACGCAAGAAGCGCCTGCTTCAAGTGACACAAGATGCCTTGGAGCGGGGGATCAAACAGGTTCAGATTGGCAACAGGGTGATGGATGTTTCTGCTGCTATTCAACAGTATGCTGAAGAGAATGGTTTTTCTGTTGTTCGTCAGTTTGTTGGACATGGGATAGGAACAAGCTTACACGAGGCTCCTGAAGTCCCCAATTATGTCCAGAAGCAACCCTCGCCGCGCATTATTGAAGGGATGGTCTTGGCTATAGAACCAATGATTAATGTTGGGACAGCCAATGTCAAGGTTCTCAGGGATGGTTGGACTGTCATTACAGCCGACAGGAAACCTTCTGCTCATTTTGAGCATTCTGTTGCTGCTACAGCAGCAGGTCCTCTTGTGTTGAGCAGGAGAAAAGAAGAACTGTAA
- a CDS encoding YkgJ family cysteine cluster protein produces the protein MHDEMTSESGPETQTIPLEKGDSFQFRCHPGVSCYLNCCHKLELRLYPHDILCLKNKLGCSAGEFLERYTRLGAGAHPYFPAVMLNMLESDGAPCPFLTDTGCSVYADRPSACRTYPLERGVEKQGQGTALKSHYFVVQHSYCKGHEEDHSYTIKQWKREQRLDVYNLYNDLWAEVDAFFATDPWMGEGHAGPRQQLAFMVCYNIDAFRAYCNENQLLKRLKVNRELRRRIERDDAELLKFGFDWLRQVLKT, from the coding sequence ATGCATGATGAAATGACCAGTGAAAGCGGCCCGGAGACCCAGACCATACCTCTTGAAAAAGGCGATTCTTTTCAGTTTCGCTGTCATCCAGGGGTGAGCTGCTATCTCAATTGCTGTCATAAGCTAGAGTTGCGTCTCTATCCTCATGATATTCTTTGCCTGAAGAACAAGCTTGGCTGTAGCGCCGGTGAGTTCTTAGAACGCTATACCCGCCTGGGAGCTGGTGCCCATCCCTATTTTCCGGCGGTTATGCTGAACATGTTGGAGAGCGATGGAGCTCCCTGTCCCTTTCTTACCGACACGGGCTGCTCAGTTTACGCAGATCGTCCATCGGCCTGCCGTACCTATCCGTTGGAGCGTGGGGTTGAAAAACAGGGGCAAGGAACCGCATTGAAGAGCCATTATTTTGTGGTGCAGCATTCCTACTGTAAAGGGCATGAGGAAGACCATAGCTACACCATCAAGCAGTGGAAGCGCGAGCAGCGTCTAGATGTTTATAACCTCTATAATGATCTCTGGGCAGAGGTGGATGCTTTTTTTGCCACTGATCCCTGGATGGGGGAGGGGCATGCAGGGCCTCGGCAGCAATTGGCCTTTATGGTCTGTTATAATATTGATGCCTTTCGGGCCTACTGCAATGAGAATCAGCTGTTGAAGCGCCTGAAGGTGAACCGCGAGCTGCGGAGGCGTATAGAGCGTGATGATGCGGAGTTGTTGAAATTCGGCTTTGACTGGTTACGCCAGGTTCTGAAAACATGA
- a CDS encoding DNA-directed RNA polymerase subunit alpha: MEQEIRDDNPFYRNWHDLVAPERLEVTRDSHTDKYGKFICQPLERGFAATIGNALRRILLSSIRGAAITSVRIEGADHEFTTIDGVHEDVADIILNLKQVQLKLNSPETRTVIIEKTGKGVVTAGDINGNDKVEVMNPEQPICTVTGDTTTFRAELEVQWGKGYVPAEWNKKENRPLGVIPIDAAFSPVLRIQYVVSQARVGQRTDYDRLTIEIETDGSVLPENALAYAAKILKEQMTIFINFNEQEAVAPERGEGDGDGQDYPDFLDKNVEDLELSVRSANCLKNANIQYIGQLVQKTDAEMLKTKNFGRKSLNEIKALLSQHDLTLNMNHEGWVAPCERDDADSEG; the protein is encoded by the coding sequence ATGGAACAGGAAATTCGGGATGATAATCCCTTTTACAGAAACTGGCATGACCTTGTTGCTCCGGAACGTCTGGAGGTTACCAGGGATAGTCATACAGATAAGTATGGCAAATTCATCTGCCAGCCCTTAGAACGCGGTTTTGCAGCAACCATAGGGAACGCCTTACGCAGGATTCTTCTTTCCTCTATCAGAGGGGCTGCAATTACATCGGTCCGGATTGAGGGAGCTGATCATGAGTTTACCACAATTGACGGAGTCCATGAAGACGTCGCTGATATTATACTGAACCTGAAGCAGGTTCAGCTGAAGCTCAACTCTCCTGAGACCAGAACTGTCATCATAGAAAAGACTGGAAAAGGCGTAGTCACTGCCGGAGACATTAACGGCAATGATAAGGTTGAGGTCATGAATCCGGAACAGCCGATTTGTACGGTAACCGGTGATACCACGACCTTTCGTGCTGAGCTTGAAGTACAGTGGGGTAAAGGCTATGTCCCGGCAGAGTGGAATAAAAAGGAAAATCGCCCGCTCGGTGTGATTCCTATAGATGCTGCTTTTTCTCCGGTACTCCGTATTCAGTACGTGGTAAGTCAGGCTCGTGTTGGTCAACGGACAGATTATGATCGTTTGACTATTGAAATAGAGACCGATGGTTCGGTTCTGCCAGAGAATGCCCTTGCCTATGCGGCAAAGATTCTCAAAGAGCAAATGACGATCTTTATCAACTTTAATGAGCAGGAGGCTGTAGCTCCTGAGCGAGGAGAAGGTGATGGTGATGGTCAGGACTATCCCGATTTCCTCGATAAGAATGTTGAGGATCTTGAGCTCTCGGTCCGTTCCGCGAACTGTCTGAAGAATGCCAATATACAGTATATCGGTCAATTGGTACAGAAAACCGATGCTGAAATGCTGAAAACGAAAAACTTTGGTCGCAAATCACTGAACGAGATTAAAGCACTTCTTTCACAACATGATCTTACCTTGAACATGAATCATGAGGGTTGGGTCGCACCGTGTGAGCGAGATGATGCTGATAGCGAAGGCTAA
- the rpsM gene encoding 30S ribosomal protein S13: protein MARISGVDLPRNKHMDRALTYIYGIGLTTARAILDKADLPYQMNSDDLSGDDVTRIRKIIESDYVVEGDRRREVAMDIKRHIDLGTYRGRRHRMSLPCRGQRTKTNARTRKGPKRGAAVRKK from the coding sequence TTGGCACGAATATCAGGTGTAGATTTACCGCGCAATAAGCACATGGACAGGGCGCTTACCTATATTTACGGTATCGGCCTTACGACGGCGCGCGCTATCTTGGATAAGGCAGATTTGCCGTATCAGATGAACTCAGATGATCTGAGTGGCGATGATGTAACACGGATCAGGAAGATTATTGAGTCCGATTATGTTGTAGAAGGTGACCGCCGTCGTGAAGTGGCTATGGATATTAAGCGTCATATTGATCTTGGTACCTACCGTGGACGACGTCATCGTATGAGCCTCCCCTGTCGCGGTCAGCGGACAAAGACCAACGCACGGACTCGTAAAGGTCCGAAACGCGGCGCAGCGGTACGTAAGAAATAA
- the rpsD gene encoding 30S ribosomal protein S4, translating to MARYTGASCRTCRRENLKLFLKGERCYSDKCSFERRAYAPGQHGQNRFRKVSDYALQLREKQKVKHIYGMLEKQFRRYFYLADRAKGVTGLNLLSMLERRIDNVVYRLGFAGSRDQARQFVRHNHFQVNGKKVTIPSYQVKPGDVITLKEKSRKNAFIAENLEAVARHGVPSWLELDKGNFQGTVQAMPNREEITMPINEQLIVELYSK from the coding sequence GTGGCCAGATATACAGGAGCTTCCTGCCGGACTTGCAGACGGGAAAATCTTAAATTATTTTTGAAAGGCGAGAGATGCTATTCTGATAAGTGCTCTTTTGAGCGTCGCGCCTATGCGCCCGGCCAGCACGGGCAGAATCGTTTCCGTAAAGTCTCTGACTACGCATTGCAGTTACGTGAGAAGCAGAAAGTTAAGCACATCTACGGGATGCTTGAAAAGCAGTTTCGTCGTTATTTTTATCTGGCCGACCGTGCAAAAGGTGTTACTGGTCTGAACCTTCTCTCTATGTTGGAGCGCCGTATCGATAACGTTGTTTATCGCTTGGGTTTTGCTGGCTCCAGAGATCAGGCGCGCCAATTTGTTCGTCATAATCATTTTCAGGTTAACGGTAAAAAAGTTACCATTCCTTCCTATCAGGTTAAACCCGGTGATGTGATTACCCTGAAGGAAAAAAGCCGTAAGAACGCTTTTATCGCTGAGAACCTTGAGGCTGTCGCTCGTCATGGAGTCCCCAGCTGGTTAGAGTTAGATAAAGGTAATTTTCAGGGAACAGTTCAGGCTATGCCTAATCGGGAAGAGATCACCATGCCGATTAACGAACAGCTTATAGTCGAGCTGTACTCCAAGTAA
- the rplQ gene encoding 50S ribosomal protein L17, producing the protein MRHKKAGRKLNRSASHRSAMMRNIVTSLLEHERISTTVPKAKEARRVAEKMITLGKRGDLHARRKALAYIRSKDIVAKLFDKLSTQYADRQGGYTRIVRTGVRAGDAAPMAIIELVGYEESAVQEAAE; encoded by the coding sequence ATGAGACATAAAAAAGCCGGTAGAAAACTGAACAGGAGTGCCTCACATCGTTCAGCAATGATGCGGAATATTGTTACTTCTCTTCTTGAGCATGAGAGGATTTCCACAACTGTACCCAAGGCTAAGGAAGCGCGCCGGGTTGCTGAGAAGATGATTACCCTGGGTAAGCGAGGAGACCTGCATGCTCGCCGCAAGGCACTGGCCTATATTCGTTCTAAGGATATAGTCGCGAAACTTTTTGATAAACTCAGCACCCAGTATGCTGATCGTCAGGGAGGGTATACTCGTATCGTTCGCACAGGTGTTCGTGCTGGTGATGCCGCTCCTATGGCTATTATTGAGCTGGTTGGTTACGAGGAGTCAGCAGTCCAGGAAGCTGCGGAGTAA
- a CDS encoding YnbE family lipoprotein, translating to MTKLLVPCFLGILSLFTFACTPKVEVAAPSEPITINLNVKIQHEILVKVDKELDNLFKEEKGLF from the coding sequence ATGACCAAGCTGCTGGTTCCTTGTTTTCTCGGAATCCTCTCCCTTTTTACCTTTGCCTGCACCCCCAAGGTGGAGGTTGCCGCGCCTTCCGAACCCATCACCATCAACCTCAACGTGAAGATACAACACGAGATTCTGGTCAAGGTGGATAAAGAACTGGATAATCTGTTCAAAGAAGAGAAAGGGCTGTTCTGA
- the secY gene encoding preprotein translocase subunit SecY → MSGLANAANIPELRKRVIFTLLMLLVYRMGVQIPTPGINGEALAAFFEQYSGTLFGMFNMFSGGALENFSIFALGIMPYISASIIIQLLTVVIPQLEQLNKEGEAGRRKITQYTRYGTVGLALIQGFFIASGLEAMTGPSGVPIVMVTGLQFKLMTVLTLTAGTSFIMWLGEQMTERGIGNGISLIIYAGIIARMPSAVGKSVQMVSSGDLPIIVVPVMLAMMFAVIAVIVYFETAQRRIPIQYAKRVVGRRVYGGQASHLPLKINISGVIPPIFASSIMMFPATIGTFINIDWVQKAAASLHPGTIYYYILYVVMIVFFCFFYTAVTFNPDEVSENLKKNGGFIPGIRPGKKSAEFIDKVLTRITVVGAAYLAAVCVLPTILVSNFNVPFYFGGTALLIVVGVAIDTISKIESHLVMRNYDGFMKAGKMKGRR, encoded by the coding sequence ATGAGCGGTCTTGCCAACGCAGCAAATATACCGGAGCTCCGTAAAAGAGTGATTTTCACTCTTTTAATGCTTTTGGTATATCGTATGGGCGTTCAGATACCGACACCCGGTATCAACGGAGAGGCACTTGCAGCTTTTTTTGAGCAGTATTCAGGCACCCTGTTCGGCATGTTTAACATGTTTTCCGGTGGTGCTTTGGAAAATTTCTCCATCTTTGCTCTGGGCATTATGCCCTACATCTCAGCCTCTATTATTATACAGCTCCTGACCGTGGTTATTCCCCAGTTGGAGCAGTTGAATAAGGAAGGTGAGGCCGGGCGACGCAAGATCACCCAGTACACACGCTATGGCACAGTAGGACTGGCCCTGATTCAGGGGTTTTTTATTGCCTCTGGTTTGGAGGCGATGACTGGGCCTTCCGGCGTACCCATTGTTATGGTAACTGGTCTTCAGTTTAAACTGATGACGGTACTGACTTTGACTGCTGGTACATCTTTTATTATGTGGCTGGGTGAGCAGATGACAGAGCGTGGTATCGGCAACGGTATTTCGCTTATCATTTATGCCGGTATTATTGCCAGGATGCCGTCGGCTGTAGGCAAGTCCGTGCAAATGGTGAGCTCAGGCGACCTGCCTATCATAGTTGTTCCTGTTATGCTTGCAATGATGTTCGCTGTTATAGCCGTCATAGTTTATTTTGAAACAGCACAGCGAAGAATACCTATTCAGTATGCTAAGCGGGTTGTCGGAAGAAGGGTGTATGGTGGACAGGCATCTCATTTGCCTCTGAAAATTAACATCTCAGGTGTAATTCCGCCCATTTTTGCCTCTTCTATTATGATGTTTCCTGCAACCATCGGAACCTTTATCAATATTGATTGGGTTCAGAAGGCGGCAGCATCACTGCATCCGGGTACGATTTATTATTATATTCTTTATGTGGTAATGATCGTTTTCTTCTGCTTCTTTTATACAGCAGTTACCTTTAATCCAGATGAAGTATCAGAAAATCTGAAGAAGAACGGTGGCTTCATACCGGGCATCAGGCCTGGGAAAAAATCAGCTGAATTTATTGATAAAGTTCTCACCAGAATAACAGTGGTTGGAGCTGCTTATTTGGCAGCAGTTTGTGTCTTGCCGACTATTTTAGTGAGTAACTTTAATGTACCTTTCTATTTTGGTGGTACTGCCCTGTTGATTGTTGTCGGTGTGGCTATTGATACTATTTCAAAAATTGAATCTCACCTCGTTATGCGCAATTACGATGGATTCATGAAAGCCGGTAAGATGAAAGGCAGACGTTGA
- the rplO gene encoding 50S ribosomal protein L15, producing the protein MLSLNNLSPNKGARKAKKRVGRGPGSGLGKTAGRGHKGARSRTGYSMNPGFEGGQMPLHRRLPKRGFTNTFKTCYKIISLSDLDQFEDGATVDRQALLDAGLIAEQDTLIKVLANGEISKKIQVEVDKVSRGAQEKIVAAGGTVKE; encoded by the coding sequence ATGCTGAGCCTGAACAATCTTTCTCCGAACAAAGGAGCTCGGAAAGCAAAGAAAAGAGTAGGTAGAGGTCCTGGTAGTGGTCTTGGAAAGACAGCAGGACGCGGGCACAAAGGTGCTCGTTCCCGTACAGGATATAGCATGAATCCTGGTTTTGAGGGTGGTCAGATGCCTCTGCATCGCCGCTTGCCCAAGCGTGGATTTACCAATACCTTTAAGACCTGCTACAAGATTATTTCCTTATCTGATCTTGATCAATTTGAAGATGGTGCAACTGTTGACCGGCAGGCGCTCCTGGATGCGGGACTTATTGCTGAGCAGGATACCCTAATTAAGGTTCTTGCAAACGGTGAGATTTCCAAAAAGATTCAGGTTGAAGTAGATAAAGTCAGCCGTGGTGCGCAAGAGAAGATTGTTGCGGCGGGCGGCACTGTAAAGGAATAA
- the infA gene encoding translation initiation factor IF-1 codes for MAKEEAIEVEGTIIEPLPNAMFRVELDNGHKVLAHISGKMRMHYIKILPGDRVTVELSPYDLTRGRVTFRSKGGGKGKR; via the coding sequence ATGGCCAAAGAAGAAGCCATCGAAGTTGAGGGAACTATAATTGAGCCTTTACCCAACGCGATGTTTCGTGTTGAACTTGACAACGGGCATAAGGTTCTGGCGCATATTTCCGGAAAAATGCGCATGCATTATATTAAAATTCTTCCGGGTGATCGAGTGACCGTTGAGTTGTCACCGTATGACCTGACAAGAGGGCGTGTTACTTTCCGCTCAAAAGGCGGCGGCAAAGGGAAGCGCTGA
- a CDS encoding type II toxin-antitoxin system VapC family toxin — MIVADTNIITYFLLPSSYSDDLDALYKAEPDWAVPTLWQSEFRNVLALYLRKEIITLKQAVRLVENADSIVAHNEFTVSSAEVLTLVDQSSCSAYDCEFIALAHTLETQLVTQDKKVLREFPETAVSISDFFVHHN, encoded by the coding sequence ATGATTGTTGCGGATACCAATATCATCACCTATTTTCTTTTGCCCTCTTCTTACTCGGATGATCTTGATGCCCTATACAAAGCAGAGCCTGATTGGGCTGTTCCAACCCTATGGCAGAGTGAATTCCGCAATGTATTGGCTCTGTATCTGAGGAAGGAAATTATTACCCTGAAACAGGCTGTACGCTTGGTGGAGAATGCCGACTCAATTGTCGCTCATAATGAGTTTACGGTCTCATCAGCAGAAGTGCTCACTTTGGTCGACCAAAGCAGTTGTTCCGCGTATGACTGCGAATTTATCGCCCTTGCCCATACTCTTGAAACCCAACTTGTCACACAGGATAAGAAGGTTTTGAGAGAATTTCCAGAAACAGCTGTGTCGATATCCGACTTTTTTGTCCATCACAACTGA